The following are encoded together in the Flavihumibacter fluvii genome:
- a CDS encoding TonB-dependent receptor produces MKGRLLIAYAFFSIFFCLKSYGQQDTSMLITAEFKDASIGEFIRVLEKQANIHFYLDAAQFDSVRINIVAKALPLTKTMDQAFANTDIHYALDGQGHVFITKGRKLSLIQPEDFIIGGKKEKDKPGNAAAIAALEPEDMGPRQVASLENKLYIVGDKSAVTNQALVTIAGYVNDAKTGEPIAGASVYIENPRIGVTTDQYGYYSLALPKGRHSLNIQSLGMKDTRRQIMLYSDGKMNIDLQGTVMSLKGVVIAAQKRSNVKSTQMGLQKIDIKTMKQIPVVFGEADVLRAVTTLPGVKTVGEASTGLNVRGGSADQNLILFNDGTIYNPSHFFGMFSAFNPEVIKDVELYKSSIPARYGGRLSSVLAINSREGNKKEIAGSAGIGLLTSRLNIEGPLVKDKSSFILGGRSTYSNWLLNLLPDEYKESKASFYDVNLNVAHEFNKKNTLYVSGYLSNDRFNLNSDTVYGYGNKNISLKLKHIFNNKINTIVTVGYDRYDYNISSEKLPESASKLAFDINQTYFKAHVNYYLNNAHTLDFGINSLYYKLHPGANKPVGKSSLLIPDEIPAEQALESALYLNDHYNVTNSLALDAGIRYALYNYLGPQEVNTYAPGLPRTEDNMQGTVSYSNGENIKTYHAPEFRLSMRYAFNDSFSIKLGYNSQQQFIHSLSNTTAMAPTDIWKLSDANIKPQRGDQVSFGIYKNFKSNTIETSVEVYYKRMEDYLDYKSGAKLVMNHHIETEVLGTKGKAYGVELLARKSAGKLNGWVSYTWSRVFLKMDDPIAGEMINKGNWYPSNYDKPHDITVVGNYRFSHRFSISMNVSYSTGRPITLPVGVYYYGGSYRTLYADRNAYRIPDYFRSDFSMNIEGNHKIHQKTHNSWTIGVYNITGRKNPYSVYYVSEGGTINGYKLSIFGNPIPYINFNIRF; encoded by the coding sequence ATGAAAGGAAGGCTGTTAATTGCATATGCATTTTTCAGTATATTCTTTTGCCTGAAGTCTTACGGCCAGCAAGACACCTCAATGTTAATAACTGCAGAGTTCAAAGATGCAAGCATTGGGGAATTTATCCGTGTGCTGGAGAAGCAGGCCAATATTCATTTTTATCTTGATGCTGCACAATTCGATAGTGTACGGATAAATATTGTTGCGAAGGCACTGCCATTAACAAAAACAATGGACCAGGCATTTGCCAATACAGACATACATTATGCATTAGACGGGCAGGGACATGTATTTATCACAAAAGGAAGGAAGCTCAGCCTGATACAGCCGGAAGATTTCATTATTGGGGGTAAAAAGGAGAAGGACAAACCCGGTAATGCAGCAGCAATTGCAGCATTGGAACCAGAAGATATGGGCCCAAGGCAGGTAGCTTCCCTGGAGAATAAACTTTATATAGTAGGGGATAAGTCCGCCGTTACCAACCAGGCCCTGGTTACAATTGCCGGATATGTGAATGATGCTAAAACGGGTGAACCCATTGCAGGGGCTTCCGTTTATATCGAAAATCCGAGGATAGGTGTTACAACGGATCAATACGGATATTATTCCCTTGCATTGCCAAAAGGTCGTCATAGTTTAAATATCCAGAGTCTTGGGATGAAAGATACCAGGCGGCAGATCATGTTGTACAGTGATGGAAAAATGAATATAGACCTGCAGGGCACAGTTATGTCGCTAAAAGGCGTGGTTATAGCTGCACAAAAGAGAAGTAATGTGAAGAGCACCCAGATGGGTCTCCAGAAAATTGATATCAAAACCATGAAACAGATACCGGTTGTATTTGGTGAGGCGGATGTATTGAGGGCTGTGACTACTTTGCCCGGCGTTAAGACAGTGGGTGAGGCGAGTACGGGATTAAATGTTAGGGGTGGTTCGGCGGACCAGAACCTTATTTTATTTAATGATGGAACCATTTATAATCCATCCCATTTTTTTGGAATGTTTTCTGCATTCAATCCGGAGGTAATTAAGGATGTTGAATTGTATAAAAGCAGCATCCCGGCGCGTTATGGCGGCCGGCTTTCCTCAGTTCTTGCCATTAACAGCAGGGAAGGGAATAAAAAGGAAATCGCTGGTTCTGCCGGTATTGGTTTGCTTACCAGCAGGTTAAATATTGAAGGACCGCTTGTGAAAGACAAATCCTCTTTCATTCTGGGCGGGCGGAGTACATATTCGAACTGGCTGTTGAACCTGTTACCCGATGAATATAAAGAAAGTAAGGCGTCCTTTTATGATGTCAACTTAAATGTGGCCCATGAGTTCAATAAGAAGAATACGCTCTATGTAAGCGGCTATTTGAGTAATGATCGTTTTAACCTGAACAGTGATACCGTTTATGGATATGGGAACAAGAATATCTCCCTGAAATTGAAGCATATTTTTAATAATAAAATCAATACTATTGTTACGGTAGGGTATGATCGGTATGATTATAATATTTCCAGTGAAAAGCTGCCGGAAAGCGCCAGTAAACTGGCATTTGATATCAACCAAACCTATTTCAAGGCGCATGTTAATTATTACCTGAATAATGCGCACACGCTTGATTTTGGAATAAATTCCCTGTATTATAAATTACATCCGGGTGCAAATAAACCGGTAGGTAAAAGTTCTTTATTGATACCTGATGAAATACCTGCGGAGCAGGCACTGGAAAGCGCACTCTACCTGAATGACCACTATAATGTCACGAACTCATTAGCGCTGGATGCCGGGATCAGGTATGCCTTATACAATTACCTGGGTCCGCAGGAGGTGAATACCTATGCACCCGGCCTGCCAAGGACTGAAGATAATATGCAGGGAACGGTTTCCTATTCAAATGGAGAGAATATTAAAACATACCATGCACCAGAATTCAGGTTATCCATGCGGTATGCATTTAATGACAGCTTTTCCATAAAACTCGGATACAATTCACAACAGCAGTTTATTCATTCTCTTTCTAATACAACTGCAATGGCTCCAACTGATATTTGGAAGTTAAGCGATGCCAATATCAAACCACAACGGGGTGACCAGGTCTCATTTGGTATATACAAGAATTTCAAATCTAATACTATCGAAACCTCAGTTGAGGTATATTATAAACGGATGGAAGACTACCTCGATTATAAGAGTGGTGCAAAACTGGTGATGAACCACCATATTGAAACGGAGGTTTTAGGAACAAAGGGAAAGGCATATGGTGTTGAGCTTTTAGCCAGGAAATCGGCTGGTAAGCTAAATGGGTGGGTCAGTTATACCTGGTCGCGGGTCTTCCTGAAAATGGATGACCCAATTGCCGGGGAGATGATTAATAAAGGAAATTGGTATCCTTCCAATTACGATAAACCCCATGATATTACGGTTGTCGGGAATTACCGGTTCAGCCACCGGTTCAGTATTTCCATGAATGTCTCTTACAGCACAGGCCGGCCGATTACCCTTCCGGTTGGTGTTTATTATTATGGTGGATCTTACCGCACCCTGTATGCAGATCGGAATGCCTACAGGATCCCAGATTATTTCCGGTCAGATTTTTCCATGAATATCGAAGGCAATCATAAGATTCACCAGAAAACGCATAATTCCTGGACAATAGGCGTATACAATATTACCGGGAGAAAGAATCCGTATTCAGTTTACTATGTTTCAGAAGGCGGAACAATCAATGGCTATAAACTTTCCATATTTGGTAATCCGATACCTTATATCAATTTTAATATCAGGTTTTAA
- a CDS encoding carbohydrate-binding family 9-like protein yields MTRKNIYTLAILLLSHYYQALSQSGTPLPSGQISVRKTTDFAISGKGNAINWSGAEWIRIEQRDSKTLRENQWNIPKDRDNSRDLQYNTRFKIMYSEKGIYCLYSCEDSSITATITEDFSHIYDEDVVEAFFWTDSAMPLYFEYELSPLNVELPILIVSNKGKIMGWKPWFYEGERKTIHAIHIDENRVAGKRFTWTAEFFIPFSLLNPLGNVPPAKGTKWRANFYRIDYDQKPVYSSWQLTRQSYHDIEKFGTLVFE; encoded by the coding sequence ATGACCAGGAAAAATATTTACACGCTGGCAATACTGCTGCTGTCACATTATTACCAGGCACTATCACAATCCGGCACGCCCCTGCCATCCGGCCAAATATCCGTAAGAAAAACAACTGATTTTGCTATCAGTGGTAAGGGGAATGCTATCAATTGGTCCGGCGCAGAGTGGATAAGGATTGAACAACGGGATAGCAAGACCTTAAGGGAAAACCAATGGAATATCCCTAAGGATCGTGATAATTCCAGGGACCTCCAATACAATACCCGTTTTAAAATCATGTATTCCGAAAAGGGTATCTATTGTTTATACAGTTGTGAAGACAGTTCCATTACTGCGACTATAACCGAAGATTTTTCGCATATCTATGATGAAGATGTGGTGGAAGCATTTTTCTGGACAGATAGTGCTATGCCGTTGTATTTTGAGTATGAACTATCTCCCTTAAATGTTGAACTGCCTATACTGATAGTGAGTAACAAAGGTAAAATCATGGGCTGGAAACCCTGGTTTTATGAAGGTGAAAGGAAAACGATCCATGCCATCCATATTGATGAAAACAGGGTTGCCGGAAAAAGGTTTACCTGGACCGCCGAATTTTTCATACCCTTTTCCCTGCTAAATCCACTTGGAAATGTACCGCCCGCCAAAGGCACAAAATGGCGTGCTAACTTTTACCGGATAGACTATGACCAGAAACCAGTGTATTCCAGCTGGCAACTCACCCGGCAAAGCTACCATGATATAGAAAAATTCGGAACCCTGGTATTTGAGTGA
- a CDS encoding DUF4249 domain-containing protein, protein MRSLFLFLFFLFAIIACRENYESPVKSPVTGYLVVEGVINSGPGATNIRLSRTTTLDNRTIAYETGATVIIEGEDNSTRILAGNPDGLYSASDLYLNNNIKYRLKITTNAAKEYISDYVKVRNNPPIDSISWKRENSGAEVNGVQFYISTHDPLDSTRYYQWEYEETWEYHAVHQSRVKYQVRNLPGDTKEYKAVFRFPPNESVFDSSLYFCWRGNSSSDILIGSSAKLAKDVINLPLLYISPGSEKLSELYSVNVKQVSWSKEGYEFLERMRKNTEQTGSVFDAQPSTLNGNIHCITDPDEPVIGYVSICAVQEKRVFLNSLELKDWNYQPPFCPQDTLINNSDSIKAFGLDFIPTNALPCPSGPCIEITSFLMAKPSCVDCALNGGSTVKPPFWPW, encoded by the coding sequence ATGAGAAGTCTTTTTTTATTCCTTTTTTTCTTATTTGCGATCATAGCATGTAGGGAGAATTATGAGTCACCTGTAAAATCGCCGGTAACCGGCTACCTTGTTGTTGAAGGAGTCATCAACAGCGGACCGGGTGCTACGAATATCAGGCTGAGCAGGACAACCACCTTAGATAACAGGACCATTGCCTATGAGACCGGAGCGACTGTAATTATCGAAGGGGAAGATAATAGCACCCGGATCCTGGCAGGGAACCCTGATGGCCTTTACAGTGCCAGTGATCTTTACTTGAATAATAATATTAAATACCGGCTTAAGATTACGACAAATGCTGCTAAAGAATATATTTCAGATTATGTAAAAGTGAGAAACAATCCACCTATTGACAGTATCAGTTGGAAAAGGGAAAATAGTGGTGCGGAGGTGAATGGCGTCCAGTTTTATATAAGTACCCATGACCCACTGGATAGCACGCGTTATTACCAGTGGGAATATGAAGAAACCTGGGAATATCATGCGGTGCACCAGTCAAGGGTAAAGTACCAGGTCAGGAACTTACCCGGGGATACTAAAGAATATAAGGCAGTATTCAGGTTTCCACCCAACGAAAGTGTGTTTGACTCCAGTTTGTATTTTTGCTGGCGAGGTAATTCATCTTCAGACATTTTGATTGGTTCTTCCGCAAAATTGGCAAAAGACGTTATTAACCTGCCGTTATTATATATATCGCCAGGCTCTGAGAAATTGAGTGAATTATATAGTGTAAATGTGAAGCAGGTTAGCTGGAGCAAAGAAGGGTATGAATTCCTGGAAAGAATGCGAAAAAATACTGAACAAACAGGGTCTGTTTTTGATGCCCAGCCTTCAACCCTTAATGGCAATATTCATTGTATAACAGATCCGGATGAACCTGTAATTGGATATGTTTCCATTTGTGCGGTCCAGGAAAAAAGAGTTTTTCTAAATAGCCTGGAGTTGAAAGACTGGAATTACCAGCCGCCATTTTGCCCACAGGATACCCTGATAAATAACAGCGATAGTATTAAGGCCTTTGGCCTGGATTTTATACCAACCAATGCTTTGCCTTGCCCGAGTGGCCCTTGTATAGAAATTACAAGTTTTTTAATGGCCAAACCCTCTTGTGTCGATTGTGCGCTGAATGGGGGGTCTACTGTAAAACCTCCATTCTGGCCCTGGTAA
- a CDS encoding ArsR/SmtB family transcription factor: MAAATIKEQVYQQLSRVTHAISNPKRMELIDVLSQKNYSVEELSREIAMSVASTSQHLQVLKSAKLVDTQREGNFIIYSITDDSVLKLVSAVKELGFRKIAEIERLLTDFKADKNILESITLEDLLARSKKEKIILLDVRPEEEYNAGHIPNAVSIPLAQLKKRLHELPRNKTIIAYCRGPLCVMAVDAIKLLNQKKFNAIRMEDGYVEWKLKQK, encoded by the coding sequence ATGGCGGCTGCTACAATTAAAGAACAGGTTTACCAGCAACTTTCAAGGGTTACGCATGCGATTTCCAATCCAAAGCGGATGGAATTGATTGATGTCCTTTCCCAAAAGAACTATTCTGTTGAGGAGCTATCAAGGGAGATCGCTATGTCTGTTGCCAGTACATCCCAGCACCTGCAGGTATTGAAATCGGCAAAACTCGTGGACACGCAGCGGGAAGGTAATTTTATCATTTACAGCATCACCGACGACAGTGTGCTGAAGCTGGTATCCGCTGTAAAGGAATTGGGATTCCGGAAGATTGCAGAGATAGAGCGGCTACTCACTGATTTTAAAGCAGATAAAAACATACTGGAATCCATCACCCTTGAGGACCTGCTGGCAAGGTCTAAAAAAGAAAAAATCATACTGTTAGATGTGCGGCCGGAGGAAGAGTATAACGCCGGTCATATACCCAATGCTGTTTCTATCCCGCTTGCACAGCTCAAAAAGAGGCTGCACGAATTACCCAGGAACAAAACCATTATCGCTTATTGCCGCGGGCCTTTGTGTGTAATGGCTGTCGATGCCATAAAACTGCTGAACCAAAAGAAATTCAACGCTATCCGTATGGAAGACGGGTATGTGGAATGGAAATTAAAACAAAAGTAG
- a CDS encoding T9SS type A sorting domain-containing protein, whose translation MEPYSRLRQRFLKSISLYLWLAFFTVPIFAQVNNFPKDYQLYPRNLSTNKGIVNISGTLKKTSGYSAVRLKVYRDNLLLTTTNLNISYNKKGNANYSFNSEIVAELANYTFSLFGVRSGIETLIKTAGNVVAGDAYIIQGQSNAVANLRVSTTFEDNADDPSNSPNRGFVRVYGSGSATSSYTKAWFIGNGNVWFDVDGNTGQWGMRLGSNIAGSRNIPVAIFNGASPGEAISYFIRNDANPGDANTNYGRLLNRIREAGLKNNIRGLIWYQGESDVLGFLNAVQTTTQQYKAAFSGLISDWKADFPGLSKFFMFQIRYGCGMSNADNCLKIQEAQRQLDKESNEIVTISAANTTQIFDGGVLNYCHFRFVDGYKKIGDWVTPLILRDLYNVTSAPPSIESPEPVSASFSIVGADGVASQVRLALKDQSSLFTISGDISPMFRLDGGNYTISSVAVSGNNVLVNFSRAPGTTTNPASISYRGHDIGPAPVLTNSNGLALVNFEYIPISQGVTGSSAKNIGSPMEEVARVSNSMITGVSTYPNPVTQTMVINYPTDKSGQLELKIFDLYGRELSSKKVHTISGQNQFRMDVSTLKQGVYILQMRKEMQVITRRFLVGTN comes from the coding sequence ATGGAGCCTTATTCTCGCTTACGTCAACGTTTTTTAAAGAGCATCTCACTTTACTTGTGGCTTGCCTTTTTTACAGTTCCCATCTTTGCCCAGGTAAACAATTTCCCCAAGGATTACCAGTTGTATCCAAGGAATTTGTCTACCAACAAGGGAATTGTAAATATTTCCGGCACCCTTAAAAAAACCTCGGGTTACTCAGCAGTAAGGCTTAAAGTATACCGTGACAATTTGTTGCTGACGACCACTAACCTAAATATTTCCTATAATAAGAAAGGAAACGCCAACTATAGTTTTAATAGTGAAATTGTAGCTGAATTGGCCAATTATACCTTTAGTCTGTTTGGGGTCAGGTCGGGTATAGAAACACTCATTAAGACAGCAGGAAATGTAGTTGCCGGTGATGCCTATATTATCCAGGGACAATCGAATGCTGTGGCTAATTTGCGGGTTTCAACCACCTTTGAGGATAATGCGGATGATCCGTCAAATTCACCTAACCGTGGTTTTGTCAGGGTGTATGGAAGTGGCAGTGCTACCAGCTCCTATACGAAGGCCTGGTTTATTGGAAATGGGAATGTATGGTTTGATGTAGATGGAAATACCGGCCAGTGGGGTATGCGGCTGGGTTCAAATATTGCCGGGTCAAGGAATATTCCCGTAGCTATTTTTAATGGTGCCTCGCCGGGTGAAGCCATATCCTATTTCATCAGGAACGATGCAAATCCAGGTGATGCAAATACAAATTATGGCAGGCTGTTAAACCGGATCAGGGAAGCCGGATTAAAAAACAATATCCGGGGGTTAATCTGGTACCAGGGTGAATCCGATGTCCTGGGTTTCCTGAATGCTGTTCAAACAACCACACAACAATATAAAGCAGCTTTTTCCGGTTTGATCAGCGATTGGAAAGCTGATTTCCCCGGACTTTCAAAGTTTTTTATGTTTCAGATCAGGTACGGATGCGGTATGTCAAATGCAGACAACTGCCTGAAGATCCAGGAAGCCCAAAGGCAGCTGGATAAAGAATCCAACGAAATAGTAACAATTAGTGCGGCCAATACCACCCAGATATTTGATGGCGGGGTCCTCAATTATTGCCATTTCAGGTTTGTTGACGGGTATAAAAAAATAGGGGACTGGGTAACGCCGTTGATCCTTCGGGATTTATATAATGTAACCTCAGCTCCACCTAGTATTGAATCGCCGGAACCGGTATCTGCCTCTTTTTCAATTGTTGGCGCAGACGGAGTGGCCAGCCAGGTAAGATTGGCATTAAAAGACCAGTCTTCCCTATTTACGATTTCAGGTGATATTAGCCCTATGTTCAGGCTGGATGGTGGAAATTATACGATCAGCTCCGTGGCCGTTAGTGGAAATAATGTTTTGGTGAATTTTTCACGCGCACCGGGAACAACCACCAACCCGGCAAGTATCAGTTATCGTGGGCATGACATAGGCCCGGCGCCGGTCCTCACGAATTCCAATGGCCTGGCATTGGTCAATTTCGAGTATATACCGATCTCCCAGGGTGTTACGGGTTCCAGCGCCAAGAACATTGGAAGTCCAATGGAAGAAGTTGCCCGCGTGAGTAATTCAATGATCACGGGTGTTTCAACATACCCTAATCCCGTCACACAAACGATGGTGATCAATTATCCCACCGATAAATCAGGTCAACTTGAACTTAAGATATTTGATCTTTACGGAAGGGAGCTCAGCTCGAAAAAAGTACATACCATTTCAGGTCAGAACCAGTTCAGGATGGATGTATCTACCCTGAAGCAAGGAGTTTATATTTTGCAGATGCGCAAAGAGATGCAGGTGATAACCAGAAGATTCCTGGTTGGCACCAATTAG
- a CDS encoding T9SS type A sorting domain-containing protein, which yields MKSYLRQFSGIQQCIAFALLFSFFTLPLLAQVVEFPKDYQLYPRNTANNKATVRVSGSLPASTGYDAVILKVYRDGSLKSTLSTKNFRYDKGVGKYNFKTDIIAELANYTFSLYGSKSNVETLIVSADNVVAGDAYIIQGQSNAVANQRGGGGNVNDPLNSPNRSFVRVYGSGSATGAYTKAWFIGDGNIWFDVDGNIGQWGLRMASNIAGEKKIPVAVFNGASPGSPISYFSRNDANAADPATNYGRLLNRIREAGLQKNIRGVIWHQGESDVLGVLGNTQLSTDEYKTAFRQLVKDWKDDYKGIEKYYIFQIRYGCGMSTADNCLKIQEAQRQLGLESRDIVTISTGNTNQLFDGGPINYCHYDFDDGYKNMGDWVSNLMLRDLYRNSNLPATIESPEPESALFSVVGTDGIASQVRLALKDQSGSFAMTGDLSSLFRLDGGDYTISSVSLSGNNVLVNFSRAAGTTTNPVSISFRGHDMIAAPVITNSSGLALLNFENFPIQKISQPVSCAYAFEPNNSLLVARSILTDQTINAAIGSQLDADWYKFKTTARLPYIKVSLWNLADDYDIFLYNGKGILVAVASLSGTSPETLVYNLGTDNLSNNKNDDDHENDHDDENKGKDEINYWLKVVGKNGAYNSAACYSLRVQAAGAEWPADAAPYVPNALNSKLVIPMEEVTRISPQAPVGVSTYPNPVQQTLMINYPAESAGSVELRIVDLTGRNRMIKTVQANSGQNQFRMNVGNLTPGMYILQIRKGSNIVTTKFMAGYK from the coding sequence ATGAAATCTTATCTACGCCAATTCTCCGGCATTCAACAATGCATTGCATTTGCTTTACTTTTTTCATTCTTTACTTTGCCATTATTGGCGCAGGTGGTAGAATTTCCTAAGGATTACCAATTGTATCCCAGGAATACAGCAAACAATAAGGCAACCGTTCGGGTATCGGGTTCATTACCGGCTTCTACCGGTTATGATGCAGTGATTTTAAAAGTATACCGTGACGGTTCGCTAAAAAGTACATTGAGTACTAAAAATTTCCGGTACGATAAAGGCGTTGGAAAATATAATTTCAAAACAGATATAATTGCTGAACTGGCTAATTATACCTTCAGTTTATATGGGTCTAAAAGCAACGTTGAAACTTTGATCGTATCTGCAGACAATGTTGTAGCAGGCGATGCATACATCATACAGGGGCAGTCAAATGCAGTGGCCAACCAAAGGGGCGGTGGCGGAAATGTGAATGATCCCCTGAATTCTCCCAACCGTAGTTTTGTGCGTGTATATGGAAGCGGTAGTGCTACAGGCGCATATACAAAAGCCTGGTTTATCGGTGATGGAAATATCTGGTTTGACGTGGATGGCAATATTGGGCAATGGGGTTTGCGGATGGCTTCAAATATTGCCGGGGAGAAAAAAATTCCTGTGGCAGTGTTTAATGGTGCATCACCCGGGTCGCCCATTTCCTATTTTTCACGCAATGATGCCAATGCAGCAGATCCCGCCACAAACTATGGCCGGCTATTGAACAGGATCCGGGAAGCGGGTTTACAAAAAAATATCCGGGGTGTAATCTGGCACCAGGGCGAATCAGATGTATTGGGCGTACTCGGTAATACACAACTAAGCACTGATGAGTACAAAACAGCCTTCCGGCAATTGGTGAAAGACTGGAAGGATGATTACAAGGGAATTGAGAAGTACTATATCTTTCAGATCAGGTATGGTTGCGGCATGTCAACTGCTGATAACTGCCTGAAAATACAGGAAGCACAACGGCAACTGGGATTAGAATCCCGTGATATCGTAACTATTTCCACCGGCAATACCAACCAGTTATTTGATGGCGGTCCCATCAATTACTGTCACTATGATTTTGATGATGGGTATAAAAATATGGGTGATTGGGTATCAAATCTAATGCTTCGGGATTTGTACCGCAATTCAAACCTGCCAGCAACCATTGAATCCCCGGAACCTGAATCTGCCTTGTTTTCAGTAGTAGGTACAGATGGCATTGCCAGCCAGGTAAGGTTGGCCCTGAAAGACCAGTCCGGGTCTTTTGCTATGACGGGTGACCTTAGTTCCTTATTCCGGTTAGATGGCGGGGATTATACAATAAGTTCAGTGTCGCTTAGTGGTAATAATGTGTTGGTGAATTTTTCCAGGGCCGCAGGAACAACAACTAACCCGGTAAGCATAAGTTTCAGGGGGCATGACATGATTGCAGCACCGGTAATTACGAATTCCAGTGGCCTGGCCTTACTGAATTTCGAAAATTTTCCCATCCAGAAAATTTCCCAGCCTGTTTCGTGTGCTTATGCTTTTGAGCCGAACAACAGTTTATTGGTAGCGCGATCCATTTTAACGGATCAGACCATTAATGCCGCTATCGGCAGCCAATTGGATGCAGACTGGTATAAGTTTAAAACAACAGCCCGGTTGCCGTATATTAAAGTCAGCCTTTGGAATTTGGCCGATGATTATGATATCTTCCTATATAATGGAAAAGGCATTCTCGTTGCTGTTGCATCATTAAGCGGAACATCACCAGAAACCCTGGTGTATAATTTAGGCACGGATAATCTCAGTAATAATAAAAATGATGATGATCATGAAAATGACCATGATGATGAAAATAAAGGGAAGGATGAGATTAACTACTGGTTGAAGGTTGTCGGCAAGAACGGCGCCTATAATAGTGCAGCATGTTATTCCTTAAGGGTGCAGGCTGCAGGTGCGGAATGGCCAGCTGATGCTGCCCCTTATGTGCCGAACGCCTTAAATAGCAAACTGGTCATCCCGATGGAAGAAGTGACCAGGATCAGCCCACAGGCCCCTGTGGGTGTATCCACTTATCCTAACCCGGTGCAGCAAACACTGATGATTAATTATCCTGCGGAGTCTGCGGGATCAGTTGAGCTTCGGATCGTTGATCTAACCGGCAGGAACAGGATGATTAAAACAGTGCAGGCAAATTCCGGACAAAACCAATTCCGTATGAATGTCGGCAACCTCACGCCTGGTATGTATATCCTGCAAATACGGAAAGGGTCAAATATTGTCACTACTAAGTTCATGGCAGGATATAAATAG
- a CDS encoding MFS transporter, with product MGEQVHLGLKENWKQFTLLVIVNGFVGGMVGMERSILPQIAEKEFAIAAKTAILSFIIVFGIVKAITNYYTGTLANKFGRKNLLVAGWIIGIPIPFMLMFAPSWSWVIAANVLLGINQGLTWSSTVVMKIDLVGEKQRGFAMGLNEFAGYISVALVAFLTGWIASEYGIRPYPFYTGIVLVVLGLLSSIFLVKDTKHHVAKETATNTVPRLKNIFWDTTWKNKNLGSVTQAGLINNLNDGMAWGIFPILLATKGFTIGQIGIVTAIYPAVWGIGQLFTGKMADKFCKKDMLYIGMLLQAIALVVLVWANTMAHFVVLSSVLGWGTAMVYPTFLATVAENTNPQDRAKSIGIFRLWRDLGYAIGAILTGIIADVISINAAILFIGLLTLVSAMVIRYRMRCKTGGALKIWDWIMNKRKPNAGTEHTSLLCAGSASTIDQEIIA from the coding sequence ATGGGAGAACAGGTTCATTTAGGATTGAAAGAAAACTGGAAACAGTTTACACTACTGGTCATAGTCAATGGCTTTGTAGGTGGTATGGTGGGCATGGAACGATCCATTCTTCCCCAGATAGCTGAAAAGGAATTTGCCATAGCGGCCAAAACGGCCATTCTATCTTTTATTATTGTCTTCGGGATAGTAAAAGCCATCACCAATTATTATACCGGCACTTTAGCCAATAAATTCGGAAGGAAAAACCTGTTGGTGGCAGGCTGGATCATAGGCATTCCCATTCCATTCATGTTGATGTTTGCGCCTTCATGGAGTTGGGTCATTGCCGCCAATGTACTCCTGGGTATCAACCAGGGTTTAACCTGGAGCAGCACCGTAGTCATGAAAATTGACCTGGTGGGCGAGAAGCAAAGAGGCTTTGCTATGGGCCTGAATGAGTTTGCGGGGTACATTTCCGTAGCACTGGTGGCTTTTTTAACCGGCTGGATTGCCAGTGAGTACGGCATCAGGCCTTATCCGTTTTATACAGGAATTGTATTGGTCGTTTTGGGTTTATTATCCAGTATATTCCTGGTGAAGGACACCAAACACCATGTCGCAAAAGAGACCGCAACAAATACAGTTCCCAGGTTGAAAAATATATTCTGGGATACTACCTGGAAGAATAAGAACCTGGGTTCAGTGACACAAGCTGGTTTAATCAATAACCTGAATGACGGCATGGCCTGGGGTATTTTTCCCATCCTGCTGGCAACCAAGGGGTTTACCATAGGGCAAATCGGGATTGTAACTGCGATCTATCCGGCTGTTTGGGGAATAGGTCAGTTGTTTACCGGAAAAATGGCGGATAAGTTTTGTAAAAAAGACATGCTGTATATTGGTATGCTTTTACAGGCTATAGCCCTGGTTGTGCTGGTTTGGGCCAATACCATGGCACATTTTGTCGTACTCTCTTCCGTATTAGGCTGGGGAACCGCCATGGTTTACCCAACTTTCCTGGCCACAGTGGCCGAAAATACAAATCCGCAGGACAGGGCAAAAAGTATCGGCATATTCCGATTATGGCGGGACCTCGGATATGCTATTGGGGCTATACTGACCGGCATCATAGCGGATGTGATCAGCATCAATGCAGCTATTCTTTTCATTGGCTTGCTGACCCTGGTATCAGCCATGGTTATACGATACAGGATGAGGTGCAAAACTGGCGGCGCTTTGAAAATATGGGATTGGATAATGAATAAAAGAAAACCTAATGCAGGAACAGAACATACAAGCCTGCTTTGCGCAGGCAGCGCTTCAACAATTGATCAGGAAATCATCGCCTGA